From Cucumis melo cultivar AY chromosome 1, USDA_Cmelo_AY_1.0, whole genome shotgun sequence, a single genomic window includes:
- the LOC103497590 gene encoding UV-B-induced protein At3g17800, chloroplastic isoform X1 translates to MDHCLSLHKSFPLISLPSSSSSSPKSKPYFSSFRKLPLTSRSASLVVLASTGASHCEFGSLNTPLDPKSSVGKHLSRVLQNYRHLFHVSVEDELKRLADDRHAALHRMLLAADSDEALLHRRIAQLKEHECQIAVQDVMYMLIFYRFSEIRVNLVPKLSRCVYNGRLEILPCKDWELESIYELEVLEMIKEHITTVIGLRADSSVTDNWAMTNIRQAHLGRVYVASILYGYFLKSAILRHHLEQKLAIPNKHRNGGHPKTFLQFPEMCLYGFRNLLSGRLSNMLSVPHNQVLNSDQETEPEKLKRFLTGFDSEALQRCAKLKSKEALNLIENHSYALLGNEEVGFFENNEVLVTSFSSLKRLVLEAVAFGSFLWDAEEYVDTIYKLKEN, encoded by the exons ATGGACCATTGTCTCTCTCTCCATAAATCCTTCCCTCTCATATcccttccttcttcttcttcttcttctcccaaATCCAAGCCCTATTTTTCTTCCTTCCGGAAACTCCCGCTTACTTCTAGGTCCGCTTCCTTGGTTGTTCTTGCCAGTACTGGAGCCAGTCACTGTGAGTTTGGCAGTTTGAACACTCCTTTGGATCCCAAGTCCTCCGTTGGTAAGCATCTAAGTAGAGTTTTGCAGAATTATAGGCACCTTTTTCATGTTTCTGTTGAGGATGAGTTGAAACGCTTGGCTGACGACCGTCATGCTGCTCTTCATCGTATGCTGCTTGCCGCTGATTCTGATGAAGCCTTGCTGCATAG GAGGATTGCTCAATTGAAGGAACACGAGTGCCAAATAGCAGTTCAAGATGTCATGTACATGCTCATTTTTTATAGATTTTCTGAAATCAGAGTTAATTTGGTACCCAAGCTCTCTAGATGTGTTTATAATGGAAGACTAGAAATTTTGCCATGCAAAGACTGGGAACTGGAGTCCATTTACGAGTTAGAGGTTCTTGAGATGATTAAAGAACACATAACCACAGTGATTGGTTTGAGAGCAGATTCGAGTGTCACGGACAACTGGGCTATGACTAACATTAGACAAGCACACCTTGGTCGTGTTTATGTGGCCTCCATCTTATATGGCTACTTCTTGAAATCTGCTATATTGAGGCATCACTTGGAGCAAAAACTAGCCATACCTAACAAACACCGTAACGGTGGTCATCCAAAAACTTTCCTCCAGTTCCCTGAGATGTGTCTTTATGGATTTAGAAATCTTCTCTCTGGTCGTCTTAGTAACATGCTATCAGTGCCTCACAACCAAGTGTTGAACAGCGACCAGGAGACGGAGCCAGAGAAGTTAAAGCGTTTCTTGACGGGATTTGATTCCGAGGCATTGCAGAGATGTGCAAAGCTAAAATCTAAGGAAGCCTTGAATCTGATTGAGAACCATAGTTACGCATTATTGGGAAATGAGGAAGTCGGCTTTTTCGAGAACAATGAGGTGCTAGTGACTTCATTTTCAAGCTTGAAGAGATTGGTATTAGAGGCTGTTGCTTTTGGCTCTTTCCTTTGGGATGCAGAGGAGTATGTGGACACCATTTATAAGCTTAAGGAGAACTAA
- the LOC103497590 gene encoding UV-B-induced protein At3g17800, chloroplastic isoform X2, protein MLLFIVCCLPLILMKPCCIGLRIAQLKEHECQIAVQDVMYMLIFYRFSEIRVNLVPKLSRCVYNGRLEILPCKDWELESIYELEVLEMIKEHITTVIGLRADSSVTDNWAMTNIRQAHLGRVYVASILYGYFLKSAILRHHLEQKLAIPNKHRNGGHPKTFLQFPEMCLYGFRNLLSGRLSNMLSVPHNQVLNSDQETEPEKLKRFLTGFDSEALQRCAKLKSKEALNLIENHSYALLGNEEVGFFENNEVLVTSFSSLKRLVLEAVAFGSFLWDAEEYVDTIYKLKEN, encoded by the exons ATGCTGCTCTTCATCGTATGCTGCTTGCCGCTGATTCTGATGAAGCCTTGCTGCATAGGTTT GAGGATTGCTCAATTGAAGGAACACGAGTGCCAAATAGCAGTTCAAGATGTCATGTACATGCTCATTTTTTATAGATTTTCTGAAATCAGAGTTAATTTGGTACCCAAGCTCTCTAGATGTGTTTATAATGGAAGACTAGAAATTTTGCCATGCAAAGACTGGGAACTGGAGTCCATTTACGAGTTAGAGGTTCTTGAGATGATTAAAGAACACATAACCACAGTGATTGGTTTGAGAGCAGATTCGAGTGTCACGGACAACTGGGCTATGACTAACATTAGACAAGCACACCTTGGTCGTGTTTATGTGGCCTCCATCTTATATGGCTACTTCTTGAAATCTGCTATATTGAGGCATCACTTGGAGCAAAAACTAGCCATACCTAACAAACACCGTAACGGTGGTCATCCAAAAACTTTCCTCCAGTTCCCTGAGATGTGTCTTTATGGATTTAGAAATCTTCTCTCTGGTCGTCTTAGTAACATGCTATCAGTGCCTCACAACCAAGTGTTGAACAGCGACCAGGAGACGGAGCCAGAGAAGTTAAAGCGTTTCTTGACGGGATTTGATTCCGAGGCATTGCAGAGATGTGCAAAGCTAAAATCTAAGGAAGCCTTGAATCTGATTGAGAACCATAGTTACGCATTATTGGGAAATGAGGAAGTCGGCTTTTTCGAGAACAATGAGGTGCTAGTGACTTCATTTTCAAGCTTGAAGAGATTGGTATTAGAGGCTGTTGCTTTTGGCTCTTTCCTTTGGGATGCAGAGGAGTATGTGGACACCATTTATAAGCTTAAGGAGAACTAA